In Akkermansia muciniphila ATCC BAA-835, the genomic stretch TCCGTACGCGTCCCGGTTCGGAAGGGCAGGCCGTACTCGTCTGCCGGGAATCCAATCAACTGGCCCATTCCGGCTGCCAGTACGCCAAGACTGCGTATTTTGAAACCTCCGCAGGCTACCAGGCCCCCGCCAACATGTGTGAACAGCACATTCCCATGGCGGAACCGGATTCGGAAGAGAGCATTCCCTATGCGGAACCGCTGGACGGCAGCGACGATAACATCCCCCTGGCCGAACCCGTGGAAGAAACGGACGGCATCCCCTACGCCACCCCCATCTGATTGCTTATTTTTTCCTTATGATTTCCCCATTTTTTCCCTGGTTCCTGGCCTTTTTGCTGCTGATCGCCTGCGTGGCGCTGCTGGTTCTGCTGCTGCGGTACCGGGACCGCTCCGTCCGCCTCGAAGCGGAATCCCGCTCCTGGCAGGAACGGGCGGAGGACAGAACCCAGATGCTCCGCCGGGCGGAAGAGGTGCTGAAAGATTCCTTCGCCGGCATCAGCGCGGAAGTTCTCCGGAACTCGGAGAAACAGTTTCTGAACCTGGCGGAAACGCGGCTGCAAAGCCAGCGCCAGCAGGCCAACCATGACCTGGATTCCCGCAAACAGGCCATCGAGTCCATGCTGAAGCCGGTGAGCGAATCCCTGAAACTGGTCCAGTCCCGGCTGGGAGAGATGGAAAAGGAACGCGTGGGCGCCTATACGGACCTGAAAACGCAAATCCGCTATATCCTTTCCGGCAATGAAGCCCTGAAAAATGAAACCGCCAGGCTTTCCCAGGCTCTGCACCACAACAGCGTTCGCGGCCAATGGGGAGAGCTCCAACTGCGCCGCGTGGTGGAACTGGCGGGAATGGTGGAGTACTGCGATTTCACGACTCAGGAAACCCGTTCCAGGGAGGAGGAACGGGTGCGGCCGGACATGGTCATTCACCTTCCTGGAGGCCGTTCCATCATCATTGACGCGAAAGCGCCCATGGCATCCTACCTGAATGCCGGGCAGACGGAGAATCCGGAAGAGCGCAGCCAGTGGATGGCCCGCCATGCCGCGGACGTCAAGAGGCATTTGCAGCAATTAAGCGCCAAGAATTACTTTGCCCAGTTTTCCCAATGCCCCGAATTCGTCATTATGTTCCTGCCCGGGGAATCCTTTTTCCAGGCGGCTCTGGAAGCAGACCCCTCCCTGATTGAATTCGGCGCGGAGAATAAAGTCATTCTTTCCACCCCATCCACCCTGATTGCCC encodes the following:
- a CDS encoding DNA recombination protein RmuC; the protein is MISPFFPWFLAFLLLIACVALLVLLLRYRDRSVRLEAESRSWQERAEDRTQMLRRAEEVLKDSFAGISAEVLRNSEKQFLNLAETRLQSQRQQANHDLDSRKQAIESMLKPVSESLKLVQSRLGEMEKERVGAYTDLKTQIRYILSGNEALKNETARLSQALHHNSVRGQWGELQLRRVVELAGMVEYCDFTTQETRSREEERVRPDMVIHLPGGRSIIIDAKAPMASYLNAGQTENPEERSQWMARHAADVKRHLQQLSAKNYFAQFSQCPEFVIMFLPGESFFQAALEADPSLIEFGAENKVILSTPSTLIALLKAVAYGWKQEQLADNAKKISEAGADLYNTCSILSGHFSSLGKSLNQAVAQYNKTVSSFEHRFIPRAQKLKNLGVTSTKELPRSLEDITEQAKSADVPDTTS